A single genomic interval of Chryseobacterium paludis harbors:
- a CDS encoding RagB/SusD family nutrient uptake outer membrane protein has protein sequence MKSKFLNINKIVLSIGVLALVGCTNLDEQVIDEVLGSEVADSEAALAAAYSQLGEGTFVDHGSVFALQEYSTDEALLPTRGSDWGDGGKWRAMHEFTWDANSDVVKTTWNQLNFGITKSLTAISSASKSTGANKALFLAEAKGLLAYYTYTTIDLFGQAPYRDPDNINAPIQIRKAETTIDALITEVEGLIPNLADINTQNTHAGRFTKQAAYALLADMYLNRAVLKNRTTSNFTFLEPSVNGGGNDMDKVIEYSNLLINNPNFSLESNYFHNFDINNNTSKEMIFTIVQKKIANSDKGSDNDLAYMSMERIQKPSPDNRGTNANCVTPEFYYSWNGNHDDPRFQRTYQYEDGTWFRNDGTDVSVPSTSKVEGTGKPWFHFNRGLQVGQQYGPKILANGNFDMTADGRIKVFKLFTEKNTTLAADFTPELNFDSPSESVFTQAQINRGVRVFKFEFDPGYGNNGTSGMDVPLYRLGTIYMMRAEAYFRKSNVSAALADVNILRTSRTNDALKGNTPGVKIASLDADTLLRESGFELYWEMYRRKAMIRFGKFDLPGTAKPASQPYRRIFPIPQATLDASADFTQNQGY, from the coding sequence ATGAAATCTAAATTTTTAAATATTAATAAAATTGTTTTATCCATTGGTGTACTGGCTTTAGTTGGATGTACAAATCTGGATGAACAAGTGATTGATGAGGTTTTGGGATCTGAAGTTGCAGATTCTGAAGCTGCTTTGGCTGCTGCTTATAGCCAGCTTGGGGAAGGAACTTTTGTAGACCATGGAAGTGTTTTTGCTTTGCAGGAATATTCTACTGACGAAGCACTGTTACCAACAAGAGGAAGTGACTGGGGCGATGGTGGAAAATGGAGAGCGATGCACGAATTCACGTGGGATGCCAATAGTGATGTTGTAAAAACAACCTGGAATCAATTGAATTTCGGAATTACAAAGTCTTTAACGGCCATATCAAGTGCCAGCAAAAGTACCGGAGCGAATAAAGCATTATTTTTAGCAGAAGCAAAAGGTTTATTGGCGTATTACACCTATACAACGATTGATTTGTTTGGGCAGGCACCATACAGGGATCCGGATAATATCAATGCTCCAATTCAGATCAGAAAGGCAGAAACGACCATTGATGCTTTAATTACTGAAGTGGAGGGCCTTATTCCCAATTTAGCGGATATTAATACTCAAAATACACATGCAGGAAGATTTACAAAACAGGCAGCTTATGCACTTTTGGCAGATATGTATCTCAACAGAGCTGTTTTGAAGAATAGAACGACAAGTAATTTTACCTTTTTGGAACCATCTGTAAATGGCGGCGGAAATGATATGGATAAAGTGATTGAATATTCTAATTTGCTAATCAATAATCCGAACTTCAGTTTAGAGTCTAATTATTTCCACAATTTTGATATCAATAATAATACGAGTAAGGAAATGATCTTTACGATCGTTCAGAAGAAAATTGCGAATTCAGATAAAGGTTCAGACAATGACTTAGCTTACATGTCAATGGAGAGAATTCAGAAACCTTCACCTGATAATAGAGGAACAAACGCAAATTGTGTCACTCCGGAATTTTATTATTCATGGAATGGAAATCATGATGACCCTCGTTTCCAGAGAACCTATCAGTATGAAGACGGAACATGGTTCAGAAACGACGGAACAGACGTAAGCGTACCATCAACAAGTAAAGTGGAAGGAACAGGAAAACCTTGGTTCCATTTCAACAGGGGGTTGCAGGTTGGCCAACAATATGGTCCGAAAATTCTTGCGAATGGAAATTTCGATATGACTGCTGATGGAAGAATTAAAGTATTTAAATTATTTACTGAAAAAAACACAACATTAGCAGCAGATTTCACTCCGGAATTGAACTTTGACAGCCCTTCAGAATCGGTATTTACTCAGGCTCAGATCAACAGGGGGGTAAGGGTTTTCAAGTTTGAATTTGATCCTGGTTACGGAAACAACGGAACAAGTGGAATGGATGTGCCGTTGTACAGATTAGGTACGATCTATATGATGAGAGCGGAGGCATATTTCAGAAAATCAAATGTTAGTGCTGCTTTGGCTGATGTTAATATACTGAGAACAAGCAGAACGAATGACGCTTTAAAAGGAAATACACCTGGTGTTAAGATTGCTTCTTTGGATGCGGATACATTATTAAGAGAATCTGGATTTGAATTGTATTGGGAAATGTACAGAAGAAAGGCGATGATCAGATTCGGTAAGTTTGATTTGCCGGGAACTGCAAAACCCGCTTCACAACCTTACAGAAGAATTTTCCCGATTCCTCAGGCAACGCTTGATGCTTCGGCAGACTTCACACAAAATCAAGGATATTAA
- a CDS encoding tetratricopeptide repeat-containing sensor histidine kinase — MKTNYLFVLLLFISCSQNKNKQTKLTQNTFYEKAWEFKDNREADSALVYFYKAKSFYLKQQDSIGAGKSLINIGIILTEKGDYFGAQETSLEATNYFDTRISSNNEYLKSNYNNLGIASYNLKEYDSALKFYNLAIKLSNNILDTRIYLNNKARALQDIYDYDGALNIYNNIFKDVSKNKMEYARTLTNLAKTKWLQNPAYDPIPELKKSLNIRLEENDYWGQNSSYANIADYYIKQNKLDSALFFANKMFKISKQLKSPDDQLEALQKLVISESPENSKRDFLLYQKLNDSIYIARSKSKNQFALIRYETEKNRADFLRSEAQNAQKEIQLLWQYLLSGSLITVVIIIIILYNRRQKRLNQEKELEIKKTQLKISKKVHDVVANGIYQVMTKIENQENFNKNDALDELEFVYEKSRDISYEKGDTKNIEKDFNERISELIGSFNNANVKTYLAGNDKNIWKDVDKSKQDELYQIIRELLVNMKKHSQAERVILKFEKENNLITIYYTDNGIGIPGDIIYKNGLSSTVSRIETINGEIIFDTKTEKGLKITISFPVS, encoded by the coding sequence TTGAAAACTAATTACCTTTTTGTTCTATTACTTTTTATCTCCTGTTCTCAAAATAAGAATAAACAAACAAAATTAACTCAAAATACATTTTATGAGAAAGCCTGGGAATTTAAAGACAATAGAGAAGCTGATAGTGCATTAGTATATTTTTATAAAGCCAAGTCTTTTTATTTAAAGCAACAGGATAGTATTGGAGCCGGTAAAAGCCTTATAAATATTGGTATTATTTTAACAGAAAAAGGAGATTATTTTGGAGCACAAGAAACTTCGTTAGAAGCGACAAATTACTTTGATACAAGAATATCTTCTAATAATGAATATCTAAAATCCAATTATAATAATTTAGGAATTGCTTCCTACAACTTGAAAGAATATGATAGTGCCCTAAAATTTTATAATCTAGCAATTAAACTTTCAAATAATATTTTAGACACTAGAATTTATTTAAATAATAAAGCCAGGGCTCTTCAAGATATTTACGATTATGATGGAGCATTAAATATATATAATAATATTTTTAAAGATGTCAGCAAAAATAAGATGGAGTACGCTCGAACATTAACAAATTTAGCCAAGACTAAATGGTTACAAAATCCAGCATATGATCCTATTCCAGAATTAAAAAAATCTTTGAACATCAGATTAGAAGAAAATGATTATTGGGGACAAAATTCGAGCTACGCTAATATCGCAGATTATTATATTAAACAAAATAAGCTTGATTCTGCATTGTTCTTTGCAAATAAAATGTTCAAAATCTCTAAGCAACTTAAAAGTCCCGATGACCAACTTGAAGCTTTACAGAAGTTGGTAATTTCTGAAAGTCCCGAAAATTCGAAACGAGATTTTCTTTTATATCAAAAACTAAATGATAGCATTTACATTGCAAGGAGTAAATCAAAAAATCAATTTGCCTTAATAAGATATGAAACCGAGAAGAATAGAGCTGATTTTCTAAGATCTGAAGCACAAAATGCACAAAAAGAAATTCAGTTATTATGGCAATATTTACTTTCAGGATCATTAATTACTGTCGTCATCATCATCATTATTTTATACAACAGACGGCAAAAGAGGTTAAATCAAGAAAAAGAACTTGAGATTAAAAAAACACAACTTAAAATCTCAAAAAAAGTACACGACGTAGTTGCTAATGGTATCTACCAGGTAATGACCAAAATTGAAAATCAGGAAAATTTCAACAAAAATGATGCTTTGGATGAGCTTGAATTTGTGTATGAAAAATCCAGAGACATTTCTTACGAAAAGGGGGATACAAAAAATATAGAGAAAGATTTCAATGAAAGGATTTCTGAACTTATTGGCTCTTTTAACAATGCTAATGTAAAGACCTATCTCGCAGGAAATGATAAAAACATCTGGAAAGATGTAGACAAATCAAAACAAGATGAACTTTATCAAATCATCCGTGAATTGCTTGTGAACATGAAAAAACACAGTCAGGCAGAGAGAGTGATTTTGAAGTTTGAAAAAGAGAATAACCTCATCACAATCTATTACACAGACAATGGAATTGGTATTCCAGGAGATATTATTTATAAAAATGGTCTATCTTCTACGGTTTCCCGTATAGAAACGATCAATGGAGAAATTATTTTTGACACCAAAACCGAAAAAGGATTGAAGATCACTATTTCATTTCCTGTTTCTTAA
- a CDS encoding metallophosphoesterase, with the protein MFKKGIFSTLVFAFTCLSAQQKPVQIAFLSDVHFQDLYGSFSDNDFQGIVNPKTGKPTILRTMDSQLHSTRIFNENYFAFLKALDDIAAKGIKIIAMPGDFSDDGQAYNLRGLHQILDQYRKKYGIHFYLTTGNHDPVGPFRQDGGKDDFLAEDGSLLGIYSKKDLIKTKNHIITKDIAESGYIEILDELKDFGFYPDKENIYWSTPFDDHSYSNYSYSNAQHYAEYSNRMYEVSKGFSVPDLSYVVEPIKGVWMIAIDGNTYIPKDLNHNPKDAGNYKGASIGYNNVLTHKQHLIQWVKQVAAEAKKNNKTLIAFTHYPMIDFNDGATNEIKTLLGEKKWQLERVPEEEVAKEFLDAGLQIHFAGHMHINDTGIRKEGDKMLVNVQVPSLAAYLPSYKVLTIHSQNKMEVQTEVLNNVPRFDELFPLYEKEYQALQKTKNTILWNRDILKTKSYHDFMLFHLKELVRLRMIPDDWPNDFIERGKLLSGKDLFLLSQNSKTESTQKIINIDSFQKWGFEDLLLDLYKFQSADELAKKDIPKERLQQYRTLIKSFELNKSNDTFVVRLKAIFKILSLLSNGDPADHFEIDLKEQKIKRL; encoded by the coding sequence ATGTTTAAAAAAGGAATTTTCTCCACCTTAGTTTTTGCTTTCACTTGTTTATCTGCCCAGCAAAAGCCGGTGCAGATTGCTTTTCTTTCTGATGTGCATTTCCAGGATTTGTATGGGAGTTTTTCGGATAATGACTTTCAAGGAATTGTTAATCCTAAAACCGGAAAACCAACTATCCTTAGAACAATGGATTCTCAGTTGCATTCTACCAGAATTTTTAATGAAAATTATTTTGCTTTTTTAAAGGCTTTGGATGATATTGCGGCTAAAGGAATTAAGATCATTGCTATGCCCGGAGATTTCTCGGATGATGGACAGGCTTATAATTTACGTGGACTGCATCAGATTTTGGATCAATATCGTAAGAAATATGGAATTCATTTTTATTTAACCACTGGTAATCACGATCCGGTTGGTCCATTTCGTCAGGATGGTGGAAAGGATGATTTTTTGGCAGAAGACGGATCTCTGTTGGGGATTTACAGTAAAAAAGATTTAATAAAAACGAAGAATCACATTATTACTAAAGATATTGCTGAGTCTGGATATATTGAAATTTTGGACGAATTAAAAGATTTCGGATTTTATCCTGATAAAGAGAATATATATTGGAGTACTCCTTTTGATGATCATTCCTATTCCAATTATTCCTATTCTAACGCACAACATTATGCTGAATACTCAAATAGGATGTATGAAGTTTCCAAAGGTTTTTCAGTTCCGGATCTAAGCTATGTAGTGGAACCAATAAAAGGAGTCTGGATGATTGCGATTGATGGAAATACCTATATTCCTAAAGATCTTAATCATAACCCCAAAGATGCAGGTAATTACAAAGGAGCAAGTATTGGATATAATAATGTCCTGACCCATAAGCAGCATTTAATTCAATGGGTTAAACAGGTTGCTGCTGAAGCTAAAAAAAATAATAAAACATTAATTGCTTTTACACATTATCCAATGATCGATTTTAATGATGGGGCAACGAATGAAATCAAGACGCTTTTAGGTGAAAAGAAATGGCAGCTGGAAAGAGTTCCAGAAGAGGAAGTTGCAAAAGAATTCTTAGATGCAGGGTTGCAAATTCATTTTGCCGGACATATGCATATCAATGACACTGGGATACGAAAAGAGGGAGATAAAATGCTGGTGAATGTTCAGGTTCCTTCGTTAGCCGCTTATTTACCAAGCTATAAAGTTCTTACCATTCATTCTCAGAATAAAATGGAGGTTCAGACAGAAGTTTTAAATAATGTTCCCCGTTTTGACGAGCTATTTCCGTTGTATGAAAAAGAATATCAAGCATTGCAAAAAACTAAAAATACCATTCTATGGAATAGGGATATTCTGAAGACGAAATCCTATCATGATTTTATGCTATTCCATTTGAAAGAGCTGGTTCGCTTGCGAATGATTCCTGATGACTGGCCTAACGATTTTATTGAAAGGGGAAAACTTTTAAGCGGAAAAGACTTGTTTTTGCTTTCACAAAATTCAAAGACGGAATCGACCCAAAAGATAATTAATATTGATTCATTCCAGAAATGGGGTTTTGAAGACCTACTACTTGATCTGTATAAATTCCAATCTGCTGATGAACTAGCTAAGAAGGATATTCCAAAAGAAAGATTACAGCAGTATCGAACTTTGATTAAATCCTTTGAACTCAATAAGTCAAATGATACTTTTGTTGTACGATTGAAAGCCATTTTTAAAATTCTATCTTTGCTGTCTAATGGGGATCCGGCAGATCATTTTGAAATTGACTTAAAGGAGCAGAAGATAAAAAGGTTGTAG
- a CDS encoding SusC/RagA family TonB-linked outer membrane protein: MYHKINFFKFKKLIPIALIFLVANQAHAEGFTRISPVYSQVNETISGIVLDQEGSAIEGAKITVIETGATATSDASGNFTISASIGQTLSISYDGYEVQKTKISSTTISVNLKSKKGATSIEEVTLVGYGSQKKSDLTGAVSQLKAENFKEGMNISVDNLMQGKIAGVRIVQSSGEPGAGVNVSIRGIGSIRSGSTPLFVVDGVPLSNDAVSAASPNVGLGNAGAKNPLNFLNTSDIESITVLKDASAAAIYGARGSNGVVLVTTKRGKKGEPMFTYDTYLGFSSVIKKLDLLTADQYRGAGINKLYDHGGNTDWQDEIYRNAVSSNHSVSFSKATETGNYFASISHMDQDGIVLNSSFKRTTARLNAEESFFDNKRLKVKVNLTASDIRETGIPNGGNAGSDGQVIIHALMANPTRSVYDENGNYTNFNMNAHYNPLYLLSVYNDKTNTFRVLGNTEATLRILPGLNYKFNLGIDKTMSERNTTMYPNVTDRTPKGMYVQANLDSYNVLLEHYLTYDFSLNKNNFSVLGGFSYQKFKSTGTYFGVKDIAAQGAGIAPEINPGYSGTAFVPGAGYAQENELQSYFGRVNYNFDKKYLLTASLRADGSTRFGKNNKYGYFPSVAVGWTMSNENFLKDSQFINELKLRGSWGQTGNQEVPNKITQASSSLTQAAGYYLYPNLDLINGVSINRTVNPDLKWEVVEQTNIGADFSLLKNKLYGSLEYYNKTTKDPILNIPSRPLSPTSTVWKNVDAQIVNKGFEFSLGSEIIKNENFTWNFDVNGATVNNVVKDLPVSAIYSGEVSGPGLSGVTANIYKNGYEAGSFYMYNYLGVDANGKYIYEDINADGRIDQNDRKIFEGAIPNFTFGINSYMKYKKFDFSFSFIGQTGGYLVNNTALDLNINNLASDRNVLKNFYDSGANFTNQPQLSSLYLEKSDFLRLNNVRLGYTFDINQLKFLRSINLYISAQNLFTITSYTGYDPLVDTNKQVGGNQSLGIDYTTYPSAKTFILGATVKF; this comes from the coding sequence ATGTACCACAAAATTAATTTTTTTAAATTTAAAAAGCTAATTCCAATAGCATTAATCTTTCTGGTTGCCAATCAGGCTCATGCAGAAGGATTTACTAGAATTAGCCCTGTTTACTCGCAGGTGAATGAGACAATATCCGGAATCGTTCTGGATCAGGAGGGGTCAGCAATAGAAGGTGCAAAAATTACTGTTATAGAAACAGGAGCTACTGCTACATCTGATGCTTCGGGAAATTTTACTATTTCGGCCTCCATTGGGCAGACCTTATCCATTTCTTATGATGGATATGAAGTTCAAAAAACCAAAATTTCAAGCACTACTATTTCGGTTAATTTAAAATCTAAGAAGGGAGCTACTTCTATTGAAGAAGTTACTTTAGTAGGTTATGGTTCTCAGAAAAAATCAGATTTAACGGGTGCTGTAAGCCAGTTGAAAGCTGAAAATTTCAAAGAAGGAATGAATATTTCTGTTGATAACTTGATGCAGGGGAAAATTGCCGGTGTTCGTATTGTTCAATCGAGTGGGGAACCTGGAGCTGGTGTTAATGTTTCTATCAGGGGTATTGGATCCATCAGAAGTGGAAGTACACCTTTATTCGTTGTAGATGGTGTTCCTTTAAGTAATGATGCGGTAAGCGCAGCAAGTCCGAACGTTGGTTTAGGAAATGCTGGGGCAAAAAATCCGTTGAACTTTTTAAATACCAGTGATATTGAATCAATTACTGTTTTGAAAGATGCTTCTGCTGCGGCTATTTACGGGGCGAGAGGTTCAAATGGTGTTGTTTTGGTAACCACAAAAAGAGGAAAAAAGGGTGAGCCCATGTTTACGTATGATACGTATTTAGGTTTTTCTTCTGTTATAAAGAAATTGGACCTGTTAACAGCGGATCAATATAGAGGCGCGGGAATCAATAAATTGTATGACCATGGTGGAAATACAGACTGGCAGGATGAAATTTACAGAAATGCAGTTTCATCAAATCACTCGGTTTCATTCTCAAAAGCTACGGAAACAGGGAACTATTTTGCATCCATTTCTCACATGGACCAAGATGGTATTGTGCTGAATAGTAGTTTCAAAAGAACGACAGCCCGTTTGAATGCAGAAGAATCTTTTTTTGATAATAAAAGATTAAAGGTTAAAGTAAATCTTACGGCGAGTGACATCAGGGAAACGGGAATTCCGAACGGTGGAAATGCAGGATCTGATGGTCAGGTGATTATCCATGCTTTGATGGCAAATCCCACACGCTCTGTGTATGATGAAAACGGAAATTACACCAACTTCAATATGAACGCCCACTATAATCCTTTGTATTTATTGAGTGTTTATAATGATAAAACCAATACATTCAGAGTGTTGGGGAATACGGAAGCTACATTGAGAATTTTACCGGGATTAAATTATAAATTCAATTTAGGGATTGATAAGACAATGTCGGAAAGAAATACAACCATGTATCCGAACGTTACCGACAGAACACCAAAAGGAATGTATGTTCAGGCCAATCTTGACTCTTATAATGTGCTTTTGGAACATTATTTAACCTATGATTTTAGTTTAAACAAGAATAATTTTAGTGTGTTAGGTGGTTTTTCTTATCAAAAATTCAAATCTACAGGCACTTATTTTGGAGTAAAAGATATTGCAGCTCAGGGAGCTGGAATTGCTCCGGAAATTAATCCGGGATATTCGGGAACAGCATTCGTTCCGGGAGCGGGCTATGCTCAGGAGAATGAATTACAGTCGTATTTCGGCAGAGTAAATTACAATTTTGATAAAAAATATTTACTGACTGCTTCATTAAGAGCCGATGGTTCTACACGTTTCGGAAAGAACAACAAATACGGATATTTCCCTTCCGTAGCTGTGGGTTGGACGATGTCTAATGAAAATTTCTTAAAAGATTCTCAATTCATTAACGAATTAAAATTAAGAGGAAGTTGGGGACAAACCGGTAACCAAGAAGTTCCGAACAAAATTACACAGGCGAGCTCTTCGTTGACACAGGCTGCAGGGTATTATTTATATCCAAATTTAGATTTGATCAACGGCGTTTCGATAAACAGAACTGTAAATCCTGATCTGAAATGGGAGGTCGTAGAGCAAACCAATATTGGTGCAGATTTCAGTTTATTGAAAAATAAATTATATGGATCATTGGAATATTACAACAAAACAACAAAAGATCCTATCTTAAATATTCCTTCAAGACCATTAAGCCCAACAAGTACAGTATGGAAAAATGTTGATGCACAGATCGTTAATAAAGGTTTTGAATTCTCTTTAGGTTCAGAAATTATTAAAAATGAAAATTTCACATGGAATTTTGATGTCAATGGAGCAACAGTAAATAATGTTGTAAAAGATCTTCCTGTTTCCGCAATTTATTCGGGAGAGGTTTCTGGTCCAGGACTTTCTGGAGTTACTGCCAATATCTATAAAAATGGATATGAAGCAGGATCTTTTTATATGTACAATTATTTAGGGGTTGATGCCAACGGAAAATATATCTATGAAGATATTAATGCAGATGGAAGAATTGATCAGAATGACAGAAAGATTTTCGAAGGAGCTATTCCGAATTTCACTTTCGGGATCAATTCTTACATGAAATATAAGAAGTTTGATTTTTCTTTCTCTTTCATCGGACAAACAGGAGGTTATCTGGTAAATAATACGGCGTTGGATTTAAATATCAACAACTTAGCTTCAGACAGAAACGTTCTGAAAAACTTCTACGATTCGGGAGCTAACTTCACGAACCAGCCGCAATTATCTTCTTTATATCTTGAGAAGTCAGACTTTCTTCGTCTGAACAATGTAAGATTAGGATATACTTTTGATATAAATCAATTAAAATTCCTGAGAAGTATCAATCTTTATATAAGCGCGCAGAATTTATTTACAATTACCAGCTATACAGGTTATGATCCACTTGTTGATACAAACAAACAGGTGGGAGGAAACCAGTCTTTGGGAATTGACTATACAACGTATCCGTCTGCGAAAACGTTCATTTTGGGAGCAACTGTTAAATTTTAA
- a CDS encoding response regulator translates to MFKKILIAEDQEMGSFSVQKTLEDLNIPNVDYVYYCDDALAKVQKSIRENIPYDLLITDLSFEEDHHKQNIKDGKELIKKIREIQPSLKVIVFSGEHKSGIIDSLFKEYHINGYVRKARNDSKELKKSMAAVYINENYLPFDLKQDMKKLNSYEFSAYDITLVSLLSKGILQKNIPIHLQEKDIKPYSLSSVEKKLNSLKEDLQVTSNEQLVAFCKDLGII, encoded by the coding sequence ATGTTCAAAAAAATTTTAATTGCAGAAGATCAAGAAATGGGTAGCTTTTCTGTACAAAAAACACTAGAAGATCTCAATATTCCAAATGTTGATTATGTATATTATTGTGATGATGCATTAGCAAAGGTTCAAAAATCTATTCGAGAAAACATTCCTTATGACTTGTTAATTACAGACCTCTCTTTCGAGGAAGACCATCACAAACAAAATATTAAAGACGGGAAAGAATTAATAAAAAAAATAAGAGAAATCCAACCTTCACTAAAAGTGATTGTTTTTTCTGGTGAGCATAAATCAGGAATTATAGATTCTCTTTTTAAAGAATATCATATTAACGGCTACGTTCGTAAAGCAAGAAATGATTCGAAGGAGTTAAAAAAATCCATGGCTGCTGTTTACATTAACGAAAATTATTTACCCTTCGACCTCAAACAGGATATGAAAAAACTGAATAGCTATGAGTTTTCAGCTTATGATATCACATTAGTTTCACTTCTCTCAAAAGGAATTTTACAGAAAAACATTCCGATACACCTTCAAGAGAAAGATATAAAACCATATAGTTTAAGCAGTGTTGAAAAAAAACTAAACAGTTTAAAAGAAGACTTGCAAGTTACCAGTAATGAACAGCTAGTCGCTTTTTGTAAAGACCTGGGGATTATATAA
- the msrA gene encoding peptide-methionine (S)-S-oxide reductase MsrA: protein MDKNNLEQITFGGGCFWCVESCFNMLKGVESAVSGYSGGHKDNPTYEEVCTGETGHAEVVQITYDPSLISYEQLMDVFFFLHDPTQLNRQGNDIGTQYRSVIYYKDDGEKAKAEEAIKASQESERWSGEYVTELTKFDTFWPAEQYHQGYYNENPTQPYCSAVVGPKIQKFKKHFGELKMLTVDSE, encoded by the coding sequence ATGGATAAAAATAATTTAGAACAGATCACTTTTGGAGGCGGATGCTTCTGGTGTGTGGAAAGCTGTTTCAATATGCTGAAGGGTGTTGAATCTGCTGTTTCAGGATATTCCGGAGGACACAAAGACAATCCAACTTATGAAGAAGTATGTACCGGAGAAACGGGTCATGCAGAAGTCGTACAGATCACTTATGATCCAAGCTTAATTTCCTATGAGCAATTAATGGATGTTTTCTTCTTCCTTCATGATCCAACTCAGTTAAACAGGCAGGGAAATGATATCGGAACACAATACCGGTCAGTTATTTATTATAAGGATGATGGTGAAAAAGCAAAGGCGGAAGAAGCGATCAAGGCATCTCAGGAATCAGAAAGATGGTCTGGAGAATATGTAACAGAATTAACGAAATTCGACACATTTTGGCCGGCAGAACAATATCATCAGGGATATTACAATGAAAACCCTACCCAACCTTATTGCAGTGCTGTGGTGGGCCCTAAAATTCAGAAATTCAAAAAACATTTTGGAGAATTGAAGATGTTGACTGTCGATTCAGAATAA
- a CDS encoding phosphatidylinositol-specific phospholipase C1-like protein has translation MIKISTVLLCLSPLHLIWSQTKDLNHLKINEIQVIGSHNSYKKAILPEVYSYLAKKDSLHALPRIQYEHIAIPKQLDLGLRNLEIDVYADSKGGKYAHPKILDLVKTVQPFDQEGKMKKPGYKMIHITDIDYQTWYYTLADCLKDLKKWSDAHPDHDPIFITLEPKDGKANRFGTEPEHYTSKLFDDLDNELKNYLGKNKIITPDDIRGSYKTLNEAVLHKNWPKVKDAKGKFLFVMDNNGENRDLYIKGHPSLKERMIFTNSAPGTPESAVLFMNDPSPKINELVQQGYIIRTRADADTMEARSEDYSRFEKAKESGAQVISTDYYQPSKLFKSNYKVSFENNTYERKNPINGQ, from the coding sequence ATGATAAAGATTTCTACTGTACTTCTTTGCTTATCTCCACTGCATTTAATATGGTCACAAACTAAGGATTTAAATCACCTAAAGATTAATGAAATCCAGGTTATCGGTTCACATAACAGCTATAAAAAAGCAATTCTTCCTGAGGTTTATTCCTACCTGGCTAAGAAAGATTCTTTACATGCCTTACCCAGAATTCAATATGAACATATCGCAATACCGAAGCAATTGGATTTAGGATTACGTAATCTTGAAATCGATGTGTACGCTGACAGCAAGGGCGGAAAGTATGCTCATCCTAAAATTTTAGATCTGGTAAAGACAGTGCAACCTTTCGATCAGGAAGGAAAAATGAAAAAGCCGGGATATAAAATGATCCATATCACAGATATCGATTATCAAACCTGGTATTATACATTAGCGGATTGTTTGAAAGACCTGAAAAAATGGTCTGATGCACATCCAGATCACGACCCTATATTCATCACACTGGAACCTAAAGACGGTAAAGCCAATAGATTTGGAACCGAGCCTGAGCATTATACATCAAAACTCTTTGACGATCTTGACAATGAATTAAAAAATTATTTAGGAAAGAATAAAATCATAACTCCAGATGATATCCGCGGTTCTTACAAAACTTTAAATGAAGCTGTTCTCCATAAGAACTGGCCTAAAGTAAAGGATGCCAAAGGAAAATTTCTTTTTGTGATGGATAACAATGGAGAAAACAGAGATCTATATATAAAAGGCCATCCTTCATTAAAAGAGAGAATGATTTTCACTAATTCGGCTCCTGGAACTCCTGAATCAGCAGTATTATTTATGAACGATCCAAGTCCAAAAATCAACGAACTGGTACAGCAAGGCTATATCATTCGCACGAGAGCAGATGCTGATACAATGGAAGCACGAAGTGAAGATTACTCACGGTTTGAAAAAGCCAAAGAAAGTGGTGCACAAGTGATCTCTACAGATTATTATCAGCCAAGTAAATTGTTCAAATCAAATTATAAGGTCAGTTTTGAAAACAACACCTATGAAAGAAAAAATCCAATAAACGGACAATAA